ATTCGATCTGCTCGTTGAACCAGCTCTGCAAGAGCGGTTGGAGCGCGCCGAACGACAGGTTCATCGCGAACAGGCAGCCGAGCATCAGCCACGGCATCCCGCCGCACAGTCCGGCGATCGAGAGCCCGGCGCCGGTCATTATCACCATCCCGACGACGCGGTTCGCGCGTATCGTCTCGTCGCTGTACATGCGCGAGACGACCTCGGCGCCGATCATTCGCGCGAGCGCCAGCGCGCAGTAGATCCAGCCGATGATCCAGATGCCGACGTTGAACGACGAGTCGAATACGATCGGCCATTCGACCCAGTATGGCGCCCAGGCCGCGAATGCGATCGCGCCCGCCGTGCTCAGCATCAGGACATTGCGCGCCGAGAATCCGCTCTTGAGGCCGCTGCTGACGCGCTCTGCAACCTGCGCGGGCATCGCGCTCAGCTTTATCGCGACGGCATGGCTGCGCGTGTCGCGCATCATGAACCATGCGACGACTCCGCAGCACAGATAGCCGCTCGCACCCAGCAGCCACGGATACGCGATGTCGATATCGGCGACATAGGCCCCGATGATCGACGACGCCATGAAAAACATCGTCTGAAGCTGCGACAGGCGCGAGAAGAGTCGATCCTTCGACCCGACATGACCGGCATCGTCGAGCGCATCGACGCCCCAGGCATCGATCGCACCGTTGCCGAATGTCGTGCCGATTCCGTCGATACTCTCGGCGAGCAGGAACGCATAGTAATGATGCGCGAAGAAGTACATCGTGAACGCGATCACGCGCAGGGTCGCGCCGAGCACGCAGGAGCGGCGGCGGCCGAGCGCATCGGCAAACGCGCCGGTCGGCACATCGGTCAGAAACAGGACGATGAAGTACGTCGCGAGAACGCTGTTGATCTGAAACTGCGTGAGGCCGCGCGCACGCAGGAATAGCGGATAGACGCCAAACAAAAAGCCGCCCGCGAACGAATACATGCCCCACACCGCGTAGTAGCGGCGCAGCACGCTCCGGATTGCGTCGGTATTCGTAGCCATTTCCCCACCCTCATCACCGAAAAAGAAAAGCCCCGAGGCTCGTAGGCCTCGGGGCTTTTCTGAGCCAGGTACAGTTGTGCGACTAAGTAGCCGTAGCTACTGCGGCAGCCGGTTTGTATGCGCTGGTACCTGACATGTTCCCGCAGGTTAATAGGCGCCTATGAGACAGTCAAGGAGTGAAGGTTCAGGGCAATTCAAATCGCGGCCGCAGTGCGGCAAGGGGAGATCGACTACACGTTGCCCCACGTTGTCCGTATCTTGACGAGTCCCGATTCCGGATCGTCGAGCTGCGTATTGCCGGTGACCGCGAGCCCGATGGCCTCGAAGTGCCGGCGCGGATCGTCAGCGCCGGCTCTGTGACGGACGAGAAAACCGCCGGGGCCGTAGGACGAGAGAATCACGCGGCCGCCAGGCTTCAGGTACAGCGAGGCGATCCGCTCGAGCATCGCAGGGCATCGCTCGGGCGGCACGAAATCGGTGAGCGCCGTCACGTAATCAAAGCGGATCGGCGGCGCGAATGTCATTATGTTGCCCGTCCAGATGCGGTCCGCCCATTGCGGAAACCTGAGCCGCGCGCGCTCCGCAATTCGCGCCGACAGTTCGAGGCCGAATGGCTCGATCGTAAGTCCCTGCTC
The genomic region above belongs to Candidatus Binataceae bacterium and contains:
- a CDS encoding class I SAM-dependent methyltransferase, yielding MTEDPDYHERVLRLLEDSYVAADERGDICGGSGSSGDLAYWAKRRRIIARAFDHDGAWLDVGCANGLLMHTLRQWTAEQGLTIEPFGLELSARIAERARLRFPQWADRIWTGNIMTFAPPIRFDYVTALTDFVPPERCPAMLERIASLYLKPGGRVILSSYGPGGFLVRHRAGADDPRRHFEAIGLAVTGNTQLDDPESGLVKIRTTWGNV